The following proteins are encoded in a genomic region of Cryptomeria japonica chromosome 11, Sugi_1.0, whole genome shotgun sequence:
- the LOC131053397 gene encoding probable LRR receptor-like serine/threonine-protein kinase At1g56130, whose product MSKIEIPASSVWFLCIVYSIESLLQATQAIAVTDPVEVAAVRSLSEKWSIGSSGTWNLTDPCYGVASSTAEAGNPGIKCVCTYNNGTICHVTQIHISGLDKTGQLSEEMANLTYISQLNLGQNNFNGRIPAFLGKLTNMQYLALGINNFSGPVPKELGNLQNLIGLVADN is encoded by the exons ATGTCAAAAATTGAAATCCCAGCTTCATCAGTTTGGTTTCTTTGCATTGTTTACAGCATTGAAAGTTTGCTACAGGCAACCCAAGCAATAGCAGTCACAGATCCTGTTGAAG TTGCTGCAGTAAGGTCACTTTCTGAGAAGTGGAGTATTGGTTCATCTGGAACATGGAACCTCACAGATCCATGCTATGGCGTGGCCAGTTCTACTGCAGAGGCAGGAAATCCTGGCATCAAGTGTGTCTGCACATACAACAACGGAACCATCTGCCATGTTACACAAAT tCACATATCTGGGTTGGACAAAACAGGGCAGCTTTCAGAAGAAATGGCTAATCTGACTTACATCTCCCAACT GAACTTGGGCCAGAATAATTTTAACGGTCGCATTCCTGCTTTCTTGGGGAAACTCACCAACATGCAATATTT GGCCCTTGGCATTAATAACTTTTCTGGTCCTGTACCTAAGGAACTTGGAAATCTTCAAAATCTGATAGGATT